The genomic region CATTTGTTTTGAGTTTCGATCTAAAGTTGAGATAACATTATCAATCAATCTTAAATCTTTATCATTGATCAATCGATGAATAAAAAAGTTATGAAATTGTGACATAATAGTCTCGGAAATATCTGCTGGTCTTTGACTTGCAACTGTTAAGAAAAAACCAAATTTTCTACCTTCTTTTATAATCTCTTCAAAAAGTTCTAATCTATAATCTTTCCATAATTCTGCTTCTCTATTTGATTGATTTGATAAAATATTATGAGCTTCATCAATTACTAAGTGAAAAGTCCCTTTTATTTCTCTGTTATTCTTTTTTTTATGAGCTTCAAAATATTCTTTTGCTAATAAAATTGGAAATAATTTTTTTATTTCTTGTCTACAATTTCTTAATGAAATTATTTTTATATTTTTACTCTCCTCTGTATTTTCTTCTGAATCTTCACTTATTTCAATTACTCTGTTTAAAATTTGAGAAGTTGCTTTTATTCTAGCTATCAATGGATTAATATTATCATATTGAACATAATTCAATAGTAGCCCTTTTATTAAATCAAGCCTTGCTCTTATTTCTACTTCTTCAAATGAGTTAATATTTTTACTTATTTCCAATGATTCTATATTTAAAATTTCTACAAACAATTCTACATTTTCAGGCTTGCCTGAATATATATAATCATTTATACGTTTTATTCGAAAACAAGAATTAAACCATTCTAATCTATTTAAATTTCCTGCATCTACTCCAATTATCTCTAAAATTTCTTTCATTAATTCTAGTGTTTCTCTCTTAGGATTTGTTGAATCAAACATTTTTTTATATATTATTTTTATATATTTTATCAAATTTTCTTTAGCATCTATATCGTCATTATAATTTTTTTTTCTGCCTTTTATTAAATTTTTTAAAAATGGTTTTTGAGTTTTTTCTGTTGCATGAAACAAAAGACTTAGAACTTCCTCATTCCAAAAACTACTTTTTTTTATTTTAAATTTGTCTCCTTCTTCTTCTTTCGTATTTAAATTATAAACTTTTTTATCTCTACTTAAAACATCAGTACCTATATATTCTCCATTAAAATCAATAAAAACAAAATCACTCTTACTTAAGGATAACTCTTTGTGATTCAGTAAAGTATCATATAGCCTTGTTAAAGTATTTGATTTTCCACTACCTGTATTTCCAAATATTCCCATATGAGAATTGAATATCTTCGTCCAAGGTAAGTCTATAGATAAATTATAGTGTAAATCTTTACCAATTTTAAAAGGGATTGTTTGAGCTCCTGTAGGTGCAATTATATTCCTTATACTTTCATCATCTAACATTTTAACCATATTATAAATAATAGGAGAAAATTTAACTCCAGATTTGAATTGGATATTTTCAATAT from Fusobacterium sp. harbors:
- a CDS encoding ATP-binding protein — translated: MIKMINTEFQVGTVWSVKGNEVIIKMFNVSSDFKYFYEGKEYEGIKNGGYLAIIRGDIDIICQIESEEIRDILLTRNKIKECEKEKYERYVYAKCIGYIENIQFKSGVKFSPIIYNMVKMLDDESIRNIIAPTGAQTIPFKIGKDLHYNLSIDLPWTKIFNSHMGIFGNTGSGKSNTLTRLYDTLLNHKELSLSKSDFVFIDFNGEYIGTDVLSRDKKVYNLNTKEEEGDKFKIKKSSFWNEEVLSLLFHATEKTQKPFLKNLIKGRKKNYNDDIDAKENLIKYIKIIYKKMFDSTNPKRETLELMKEILEIIGVDAGNLNRLEWFNSCFRIKRINDYIYSGKPENVELFVEILNIESLEISKNINSFEEVEIRARLDLIKGLLLNYVQYDNINPLIARIKATSQILNRVIEISEDSEENTEESKNIKIISLRNCRQEIKKLFPILLAKEYFEAHKKKNNREIKGTFHLVIDEAHNILSNQSNREAELWKDYRLELFEEIIKEGRKFGFFLTVASQRPADISETIMSQFHNFFIHRLINDKDLRLIDNVISTLDRNSKQMIPTLPQGACILTGTAFDLPKIIQVDYISKKEERPNSDDINLEEVWKKE